One genomic window of Roseateles sp. DAIF2 includes the following:
- a CDS encoding YbaN family protein, giving the protein MTQSLLRLLWLLAGFASLLLGVIGIFLPLLPTTPFVLLAAFCFSKGSARCEAWLLNHPRLGPMIRDWRATRAVPLRAKQIASVMMAASSLWAGYKLPLAWCWLPAACCAGVAAWLWSLPTRR; this is encoded by the coding sequence ATGACCCAGTCGCTGCTGCGCCTGCTCTGGCTGCTGGCGGGGTTCGCGAGCCTGCTGCTGGGCGTGATCGGCATCTTCCTGCCGCTGCTGCCCACCACGCCCTTCGTGCTGCTGGCGGCCTTCTGCTTCTCCAAGGGCAGCGCGCGCTGCGAGGCCTGGCTGCTGAACCACCCGCGTCTGGGGCCGATGATCCGCGACTGGCGCGCCACCCGCGCGGTGCCGCTGCGCGCCAAGCAGATCGCCAGCGTGATGATGGCGGCCAGCTCACTGTGGGCCGGCTACAAGCTGCCGCTGGCCTGGTGCTGGCTGCCGGCGGCCTGCTGCGCCGGCGTGGCGGCCTGGCTGTGGAGCCTGCCGACGCGGCGCTGA
- a CDS encoding cystathionine gamma-synthase family protein, with amino-acid sequence MTTTTPNDDQDRSQEAPIRQASRLSTDTLHADRRAGVEHGGIHKPIHTSVQYGFERVEDLIGVFQGSLKGGFNYARQGTPTTAALEAKITALEQGLGTISFATGMAAITATLLTLLRAGDHIVSSRYVFGNTNSLLDSLEGLGIAVSKVDAGSAAAVEAALRPETRLVFVETIANPGTQVPDLEAIGALCRARGIVYVVDNTITSPALFQPRSVGASLVINSLTKTIAGHGDALGGAVTDTGLFDWSSYPNIFPAYRKGDARQWGLQQIRKKGLRDMGGTLASDAAHRISVGAETLALRVQRSSATALTLARWLQAHPKIGAVFYPGLKSHPQHELAGRLFKASSWLLSFELRDPASLVAVLDRLRLPVKATGLGDTRSLIIPVAPTIFWEAGAAVRAEMGIADGMIRLSVGLEEAQDLIGDFEQALA; translated from the coding sequence ATGACGACAACGACCCCGAACGACGACCAGGACCGCAGCCAGGAGGCCCCGATCCGCCAGGCCTCACGGCTCAGCACCGACACCCTGCATGCCGACCGCCGCGCCGGCGTCGAGCATGGCGGCATCCACAAGCCGATCCATACCTCGGTGCAATACGGCTTCGAGCGGGTCGAGGACCTGATCGGCGTGTTCCAGGGCAGCCTGAAGGGCGGCTTCAACTACGCGCGCCAGGGCACGCCGACCACCGCGGCGCTGGAGGCCAAGATCACCGCGCTGGAGCAGGGCCTGGGCACGATCAGCTTCGCCACCGGCATGGCCGCGATCACCGCCACCCTGCTGACCCTGCTGCGCGCCGGCGACCATATCGTCTCCAGCCGCTATGTGTTCGGCAATACCAACAGCCTGCTGGACAGCCTGGAGGGCCTGGGCATCGCGGTCAGCAAGGTCGACGCCGGCTCGGCCGCCGCGGTCGAAGCCGCGCTGCGGCCCGAGACGCGGCTGGTCTTCGTCGAGACCATCGCCAACCCCGGCACCCAGGTGCCGGACCTGGAGGCGATTGGCGCGCTGTGCCGCGCGCGCGGCATCGTCTATGTGGTCGACAACACCATCACCTCGCCGGCCCTGTTCCAGCCGCGCAGCGTCGGCGCCAGCCTGGTGATCAACTCGCTGACCAAGACCATCGCCGGCCATGGCGACGCGCTGGGCGGCGCGGTCACCGACACCGGCCTGTTCGACTGGTCGAGCTATCCGAACATCTTCCCGGCCTACCGCAAGGGCGATGCACGCCAATGGGGGCTGCAGCAGATCCGTAAGAAGGGCCTGCGCGACATGGGCGGCACCCTGGCCTCGGACGCCGCGCACCGCATCAGCGTCGGCGCCGAGACCCTGGCGCTGCGCGTGCAGCGCAGCAGCGCCACCGCGCTGACCCTGGCGCGCTGGCTGCAGGCGCACCCGAAGATCGGCGCGGTGTTCTACCCGGGCCTGAAGTCCCACCCGCAGCATGAACTGGCCGGCCGGCTGTTCAAGGCCTCGTCCTGGCTGCTGAGCTTCGAGCTGCGCGATCCCGCGAGCCTGGTCGCGGTGCTCGACCGCCTGCGCCTGCCGGTCAAGGCCACCGGCCTGGGCGACACTCGAAGCCTGATCATCCCGGTCGCGCCCACCATCTTCTGGGAAGCCGGCGCTGCGGTGCGCGCCGAGATGGGCATCGCCGACGGCATGATTCGGCTCTCGGTCGGGCTGGAGGAGGCGCAGGATCTGATCGGGGATTTCGAGCAGGCGTTGGCATGA
- a CDS encoding DNA polymerase IV encodes MAAASSPSSSASSSSSAVPERLIAHLDMDAFYASVELLRYPELKGLPVVIGGRREHAPRLREDGTREFAKLRHYTGRGVATTSTYAARDLGVFSAMGLMKAALRAPDAILLPTDFERYRHYSRLFKAAVAEIAPVIEDRGIDEIYIDLSEVPGVREPVGHDPLGGVRAVAREIKNSVARATGLSCSIGVTPNKLLSKIASELDKPDGLTLLTREDIPTRIWPLAVRKINGIGPKAAAKLIALGIETVGQIAAAEPLWLIENFGKSYGAWLHEASHGRDNRPVVTHSEPVSISRETTFERDLHAVHDKAELGAIFTRLCEQLAGDLARKGYEGRTIGIKLRFEGFVTVTRDLTLDLPIADAAAIRRAAGSCLKRVDLSRRLRLLGVRIGNLNHPGERVNARPARRVGAGQAASSAKDEPKMESLDLF; translated from the coding sequence ATGGCCGCCGCCTCATCCCCTTCCTCGTCAGCTTCCTCGTCCTCCTCCGCCGTCCCGGAGCGCCTGATCGCGCATCTGGACATGGACGCGTTCTATGCCTCGGTGGAGCTGCTGCGCTATCCGGAGCTGAAGGGCCTGCCGGTCGTGATCGGCGGCCGGCGCGAGCATGCGCCGCGCCTGCGCGAGGACGGCACGCGCGAGTTCGCCAAGCTGCGCCACTACACCGGCCGCGGCGTCGCCACCACCTCCACCTATGCGGCACGCGACCTCGGCGTGTTTTCGGCGATGGGCCTGATGAAGGCCGCGCTGCGCGCGCCGGACGCGATCCTGCTGCCGACCGACTTCGAACGCTACCGCCATTACTCGCGCCTGTTCAAGGCCGCGGTGGCCGAGATCGCGCCGGTGATCGAGGACCGCGGCATCGACGAGATCTACATCGACCTCAGCGAGGTGCCCGGCGTGCGGGAGCCGGTCGGCCACGACCCGCTGGGCGGCGTGCGCGCGGTGGCGCGCGAGATCAAGAACTCGGTGGCCCGCGCCACCGGCCTGAGCTGCTCGATCGGCGTCACGCCCAACAAGCTGCTGTCCAAGATCGCCTCCGAGCTGGACAAGCCCGACGGCCTGACCCTGCTGACCCGCGAGGACATCCCGACCCGCATCTGGCCGCTGGCGGTGCGCAAGATCAACGGCATCGGCCCCAAGGCCGCCGCCAAGCTGATTGCGCTGGGCATCGAGACCGTCGGCCAGATCGCCGCGGCCGAACCGCTGTGGCTGATCGAGAACTTCGGCAAGAGCTACGGCGCCTGGCTGCATGAGGCCTCGCATGGCCGCGACAACCGCCCGGTCGTCACCCACAGCGAGCCGGTGTCGATCAGCCGCGAGACCACCTTCGAGCGCGACCTGCATGCGGTGCATGACAAGGCCGAGCTCGGCGCGATCTTCACGAGGCTGTGCGAGCAGCTGGCCGGCGACTTGGCGCGCAAGGGCTACGAGGGCCGCACCATCGGCATCAAGCTGCGCTTCGAGGGCTTCGTCACCGTCACCCGCGACCTGACGCTGGACCTGCCGATCGCCGATGCCGCCGCGATCCGCCGCGCCGCGGGCAGCTGCCTGAAGCGGGTGGACCTGAGCCGTCGGCTGCGGCTGCTGGGCGTGCGGATCGGCAACCTGAACCATCCGGGCGAGCGCGTGAACGCACGCCCGGCCCGCCGGGTCGGCGCCGGCCAGGCGGCGAGCAGCGCGAAGGACGAGCCGAAGATGGAAAGCCTGGACTTGTTCTGA
- a CDS encoding GntR family transcriptional regulator — MATDRIHKRQQLKQQLLAMIEANGEGGRLPPERELSERFEVARETLRRTLRELEVEGLLERKQGAGTFVSGQPVLKQPQLLSFSEEMQERGLTPSSELLSSRRIAAGAKLAQRLKIVPGSPVLELKRLRMANGEPMALETVYLSQALLPGLEPQDLARGSLYELLERQFGLQIRSASQQIQATVLSEEEAQALDVPPYSPSLLIERLSVSASGEIVEYAKSLYRADRYRFEIQVLRAKPAMPPAAA, encoded by the coding sequence ATGGCGACAGACCGAATCCACAAGCGCCAGCAGCTCAAGCAGCAGCTGCTGGCCATGATCGAGGCCAATGGCGAGGGCGGACGCCTGCCGCCGGAACGCGAGCTCAGCGAGCGTTTCGAGGTGGCGCGCGAGACCCTGCGCCGCACCCTGCGCGAGCTGGAAGTAGAAGGCCTGCTGGAGCGCAAGCAGGGCGCCGGCACCTTCGTCTCCGGCCAGCCGGTGCTGAAGCAGCCGCAGCTGCTGTCCTTCTCCGAGGAGATGCAGGAGCGCGGCCTGACCCCGTCCAGCGAGCTGCTGTCCAGCCGCCGCATCGCGGCCGGCGCCAAGCTGGCCCAGCGCCTGAAGATCGTGCCCGGCTCGCCGGTGCTGGAGCTCAAGCGCCTGCGCATGGCCAATGGCGAGCCGATGGCGCTGGAGACCGTCTACCTGAGCCAGGCCCTGCTGCCGGGCCTGGAGCCGCAAGACCTGGCACGCGGCTCGCTGTACGAGCTGCTGGAGCGCCAGTTCGGCCTGCAGATCCGCTCGGCCAGCCAGCAGATCCAGGCCACCGTGCTGAGCGAGGAGGAGGCCCAGGCGCTGGACGTGCCGCCGTATTCGCCCTCGCTGCTGATCGAGCGCCTGTCGGTCAGCGCCAGCGGCGAGATCGTCGAGTACGCCAAGAGCCTGTATCGCGCCGACCGCTACCGCTTCGAGATCCAGGTCTTGCGCGCCAAGCCGGCGATGCCGCCGGCCGCGGCCTGA
- the paaZ gene encoding phenylacetic acid degradation bifunctional protein PaaZ, whose amino-acid sequence MSTDTPVLQSLIADRWIGRQAARSLHSAINGRVIAQTHAEAIDFGESLAFARGQALPALLKLSFQQRAAILKALAGYLLERKEQLYAISAHTGGTRADNWIDIEGGTGTLFAYASTGRRELPSSNVVHEGPAVALGREGQFLGSHVLVPKRGVAVHINAFNFPMWGMLEKFAPSFLAGMPCIVKPATATSYVAEACVRLMHESGLLPAGALQLVVGSSGDLLDRLSETDVVTFTGSADTAAMLKVNKNIIARSIPFNAEADSLNCAILAPDVEAGDPEFELFVKEVAREMSAKAGQKCTAIRRAIVPARHIDAVASMLRERLAKIKVGDPAIEGVRMGALASKEQQADVAARLAALSAGNETVFGARDGFAPLGEGVAEGAFFAPTLLLCRDAFTNEAVHELEAFGPVSTLMPYEDFDQALALAAKGRGSLVGSVVTKTPALAAEAVYHAAAFHGRLLVLDRDAAKESTGHGSPMPALKHGGPGRAGGGEELGGIRAVKHYLQRCAVQGSPTMLTAITGEYQRGGKVQEDAIHPFRKHFEEIQIGDSLLTHRRTVSEADIVNFGGISGDFFYMHFDEIAAKDTQFGQRIAHGYFVLSAAAGLFVSPAPGPVLANYGLDTLRFVNPVAIGDTIQARLTCKRRIDRGNRPDQPPQGVVAWDVQVMNQRGELVASYDILTLVAKLPAPAAA is encoded by the coding sequence GTGTCCACCGATACCCCCGTTCTCCAGAGCCTGATCGCCGACCGCTGGATCGGTCGCCAAGCCGCGCGTTCCCTGCACAGCGCCATCAACGGCCGCGTCATCGCCCAGACCCATGCCGAGGCGATCGACTTCGGCGAGAGCCTGGCCTTCGCGCGGGGTCAGGCCTTGCCGGCGCTGCTCAAGCTCAGCTTCCAGCAGCGCGCCGCGATCCTGAAGGCGCTGGCCGGCTATCTGCTGGAGCGCAAGGAGCAGCTCTACGCGATCTCGGCCCATACCGGCGGCACCCGCGCCGACAACTGGATCGATATCGAGGGCGGCACCGGCACCCTGTTCGCCTATGCCAGCACCGGCCGGCGCGAGCTGCCCTCCAGCAATGTGGTGCACGAGGGCCCGGCGGTGGCGCTGGGCCGCGAGGGCCAGTTCCTCGGCTCCCATGTGCTGGTGCCCAAGCGGGGCGTCGCGGTGCACATCAACGCCTTCAATTTCCCGATGTGGGGCATGCTGGAGAAGTTCGCGCCCAGCTTCCTGGCGGGCATGCCCTGCATCGTCAAGCCGGCCACCGCCACCAGCTATGTGGCCGAGGCCTGCGTGCGGCTGATGCATGAGTCGGGCCTGCTGCCCGCCGGCGCGCTGCAGCTGGTGGTGGGCAGCTCGGGCGACCTGCTGGACCGCCTGAGCGAGACCGATGTGGTGACCTTCACCGGCTCGGCCGACACCGCGGCGATGCTGAAGGTCAACAAGAACATCATCGCGCGCAGCATCCCCTTCAATGCCGAGGCCGATAGCCTGAACTGCGCGATCCTGGCGCCGGACGTCGAAGCGGGCGATCCCGAGTTCGAGCTCTTCGTCAAGGAAGTGGCGCGTGAGATGAGTGCCAAGGCCGGCCAGAAATGCACGGCCATCCGCCGTGCCATCGTGCCGGCGCGCCATATCGACGCGGTGGCGAGCATGCTGCGCGAACGCCTGGCGAAGATCAAGGTCGGCGATCCGGCGATCGAGGGCGTGCGCATGGGCGCGCTGGCCTCCAAGGAACAGCAGGCCGACGTGGCCGCGCGCCTGGCGGCCTTGAGCGCCGGCAACGAGACCGTGTTCGGCGCGCGCGACGGCTTCGCGCCGCTGGGCGAGGGCGTGGCCGAGGGCGCCTTCTTCGCGCCGACCCTGCTGCTGTGCCGCGACGCCTTCACGAACGAAGCGGTGCATGAGCTGGAGGCCTTCGGCCCGGTCTCGACCCTGATGCCCTACGAGGACTTCGACCAGGCGCTGGCGCTGGCCGCCAAGGGCCGCGGCAGCCTGGTCGGCTCGGTCGTCACCAAGACCCCGGCGCTCGCCGCCGAGGCGGTCTATCACGCGGCCGCCTTCCACGGCCGCCTGCTGGTGCTGGACCGCGACGCGGCCAAGGAAAGCACCGGCCATGGCTCGCCGATGCCCGCGCTCAAGCATGGCGGCCCGGGCCGCGCCGGCGGCGGCGAGGAACTGGGCGGCATCCGTGCGGTCAAGCATTACCTGCAGCGCTGCGCGGTGCAGGGCTCGCCGACGATGCTGACCGCGATCACCGGCGAATACCAGCGCGGTGGCAAGGTGCAGGAGGATGCAATCCATCCCTTCCGCAAGCATTTCGAGGAGATCCAGATCGGCGACTCGCTGCTGACGCATCGCCGCACCGTCAGCGAGGCCGACATCGTCAACTTCGGCGGCATCTCGGGCGATTTCTTCTACATGCATTTCGACGAGATCGCGGCCAAGGACACGCAGTTCGGCCAGCGCATCGCGCATGGCTACTTCGTGCTGAGCGCGGCGGCCGGCCTGTTCGTCTCGCCGGCGCCGGGGCCGGTGCTGGCCAACTATGGTCTGGATACGCTGCGCTTCGTCAATCCGGTGGCGATCGGCGACACCATCCAGGCGCGCCTGACCTGCAAACGCCGCATCGACCGCGGCAACCGCCCGGACCAGCCGCCGCAGGGCGTGGTGGCCTGGGATGTGCAGGTGATGAACCAGCGCGGCGAGCTGGTCGCCAGCTACGACATCCTGACCCTGGTCGCCAAGCTGCCGGCGCCCGCCGCGGCCTGA
- a CDS encoding SH3 domain-containing protein yields MANERNFLAMRVLLALTFAALAGATQASDGRPPEPSSCQFTAFVEETDPAGLNVRAAPSASAKVLGTLPPVWSDRSGLRVRARVSVTASAKGWFKIRDAVDDDMLTGQPPRPTYQGEGWVSGRKLVVKSQANIGRTGPVASAPEAVRLKDDLLFDGDAAIAAGRLVDCRGDWAQVEYEEARFSAGLRSLLITAPAVRADVRKGRFRVWLDRICGIQETSCDGP; encoded by the coding sequence ATGGCCAATGAACGGAACTTCCTTGCCATGCGCGTTCTGTTAGCGCTGACATTCGCAGCCCTTGCTGGAGCGACCCAGGCGTCCGATGGCCGGCCTCCGGAGCCGTCGAGCTGTCAGTTCACCGCTTTCGTCGAGGAAACAGATCCCGCCGGACTCAATGTGCGTGCGGCGCCGTCGGCCTCTGCGAAGGTGCTAGGGACTCTGCCACCGGTTTGGTCGGATCGGTCGGGGCTGCGGGTTCGTGCCCGTGTCAGCGTTACTGCAAGTGCCAAGGGATGGTTCAAGATCCGCGATGCGGTCGACGACGACATGCTGACCGGTCAACCGCCGCGGCCCACCTATCAGGGTGAGGGCTGGGTCAGCGGTCGAAAGCTGGTCGTGAAGTCGCAGGCCAACATCGGCCGGACCGGCCCGGTAGCGAGCGCGCCCGAGGCCGTCCGGCTGAAGGATGATCTGCTTTTCGATGGTGACGCGGCCATAGCAGCTGGTCGGCTTGTCGACTGCCGGGGTGACTGGGCCCAGGTCGAATACGAGGAGGCCCGGTTTTCCGCCGGCCTTCGGTCGCTGCTGATCACGGCGCCCGCGGTGCGTGCCGATGTTCGAAAAGGCCGTTTCCGCGTCTGGCTTGACCGGATCTGCGGCATCCAGGAAACCTCTTGCGACGGTCCCTGA
- a CDS encoding alpha-hydroxy acid oxidase has protein sequence MPVITNIEDLRVLAKRRVPRMFYDYADSGSWTESTYRANESDFQRIKLRQRVAVNMENRSTAAAMVGVDVKMPVAIAPTGLTGMQHADGEILAAQAAEAFGIPFTLSTMSICSIEDVAAHTTRPFWFQLYVMRDRDFIERLIDRAKAANCGALVLTLDLQILGQRHKDLKNGLSAPPKLTLPNLINMATKPRWCLGMLGTSRRQFGNIVGHVKGVENMGSLSEWTAKQFDPQLNWGDVEWIKKRWGGKLILKGIQDVEDARLAADSGADALIVSNHGGRQLDGAESSIHALPRIVEAVGSAIEVHMDGGVRSGQDVLKAWALGAKGCYIGRSMLYGLGAMGREGVAKALEIIHKELDLTMAFCGHTQLRNVDRSILLPGTFPT, from the coding sequence ATGCCCGTGATCACCAATATCGAAGACCTGCGCGTGCTGGCCAAGCGGCGCGTGCCGCGCATGTTCTACGACTATGCCGATTCGGGCAGTTGGACCGAGAGCACCTACCGCGCCAACGAGAGCGATTTCCAGCGCATCAAGCTGCGCCAGCGCGTCGCGGTGAACATGGAGAACCGCAGCACCGCGGCGGCGATGGTCGGCGTCGACGTGAAGATGCCGGTGGCGATCGCGCCGACCGGGCTCACCGGCATGCAGCATGCCGACGGCGAGATCCTGGCGGCGCAGGCGGCCGAGGCCTTCGGCATCCCCTTCACCCTGTCGACGATGAGCATCTGCTCGATCGAGGATGTCGCGGCCCACACCACCCGGCCCTTCTGGTTCCAGCTCTATGTGATGCGTGACCGGGATTTCATCGAGCGCCTGATCGACCGCGCCAAGGCCGCCAACTGCGGCGCCCTGGTTCTGACCCTGGACCTGCAGATCCTCGGCCAGCGCCACAAGGACCTGAAGAACGGCCTCTCCGCACCGCCCAAGCTGACCCTGCCGAACCTGATCAATATGGCGACCAAGCCGCGCTGGTGCCTAGGCATGCTGGGCACCTCGCGGCGCCAGTTCGGCAATATCGTCGGCCATGTGAAGGGCGTCGAGAACATGGGCTCGCTGTCCGAATGGACCGCCAAGCAGTTCGACCCGCAGCTGAACTGGGGCGATGTGGAATGGATCAAGAAGCGCTGGGGCGGCAAGCTGATCCTGAAGGGCATCCAGGATGTCGAGGATGCGCGGCTCGCGGCCGATTCCGGCGCCGATGCGCTGATCGTCAGCAACCACGGCGGCCGCCAGCTCGACGGCGCCGAGTCCAGCATCCATGCGCTGCCGCGCATCGTCGAGGCGGTCGGCTCGGCGATCGAGGTGCATATGGACGGCGGCGTGCGCTCCGGCCAGGACGTGCTGAAGGCCTGGGCCCTGGGCGCCAAGGGCTGCTATATCGGCCGCTCGATGCTGTACGGCCTGGGCGCCATGGGCCGCGAGGGCGTGGCCAAGGCGCTGGAGATCATCCACAAGGAACTGGACCTGACAATGGCCTTCTGCGGCCACACGCAATTGCGCAATGTCGACCGCAGCATCCTGCTGCCGGGCACCTTCCCGACCTGA
- a CDS encoding VOC family protein — MSTSQAIPEAYRVATPYLIVSDAARAIEFYQRAFGATEFVRLADPSGKVMHAELRIGASPVMLADEFPDMGYRSPQTLGGSPVSLLLYVEDVDAVFAQAVAAGGKETMAVADQFDGDRRGTLTDPFGHVWLLASKKEDITPEEMRSRFEKMMQQGGEG; from the coding sequence ATGTCTACCAGCCAAGCTATCCCGGAGGCCTACCGCGTCGCCACGCCCTACCTCATCGTCAGCGATGCGGCGCGTGCCATCGAGTTCTACCAGCGGGCGTTCGGTGCGACGGAGTTCGTGCGCCTGGCCGACCCGAGCGGGAAGGTCATGCATGCGGAACTGCGCATCGGTGCCTCGCCGGTGATGCTCGCGGATGAGTTTCCCGACATGGGCTATCGCAGCCCGCAGACCCTGGGCGGTTCGCCCGTTTCCCTGCTGCTCTATGTGGAGGATGTCGATGCGGTCTTTGCCCAGGCCGTCGCCGCCGGCGGCAAGGAAACCATGGCCGTGGCGGACCAGTTCGACGGTGATCGCCGCGGCACGCTGACCGATCCCTTCGGCCATGTCTGGCTGCTGGCCAGCAAGAAGGAAGACATCACGCCCGAGGAAATGCGCAGCCGCTTCGAGAAGATGATGCAGCAAGGCGGCGAGGGCTGA
- a CDS encoding 2-hydroxyacid dehydrogenase has translation MKTAIFSARRYDQALLARANQAAGHELLFIQDRLSAETARLADGCPAVCVFVNDRVDAEVLRLLARQGTRLVATRSTGYNHVDAAAARELGIEVVRVTDYSPHSVAEFAVGLLLAVNRKIARASMRTREGNFELEGLMGFDLHGKTVGVIGTGKIGLIFARILRGFGCELLGHDPQRAPSFEQLGGRYVDDMPALMGDCDVVSLHCPLNAATHHIVNADSLARIKRGAILVNTSRGGLVDTEAATAALKSGQLGGLAIDVYEQEASLFFQDLSSTVITDDVIQRLVSFPNVILTGHQAFFTVEAIGQIMATTIESLTAFEQGRPLQHRIPTN, from the coding sequence ATGAAAACCGCCATCTTCAGCGCCCGCCGATACGACCAGGCCTTGCTCGCCCGGGCCAACCAGGCCGCCGGCCATGAGCTGCTGTTCATCCAGGACCGGCTGAGCGCGGAGACCGCGCGCCTGGCCGATGGCTGCCCGGCCGTCTGCGTGTTCGTCAACGACCGGGTCGATGCCGAGGTGCTGCGACTGCTGGCCCGCCAGGGCACGCGCCTGGTCGCGACCCGCTCGACCGGCTACAACCATGTGGATGCGGCCGCGGCGCGCGAGCTGGGCATCGAGGTGGTGCGCGTGACCGACTACTCGCCGCATTCGGTGGCCGAGTTCGCGGTGGGCCTGCTGCTGGCGGTGAACCGCAAGATCGCGCGCGCCAGCATGCGCACCCGCGAGGGCAACTTCGAGCTTGAGGGCCTGATGGGCTTCGACCTGCATGGCAAGACGGTCGGCGTGATCGGCACCGGCAAGATCGGCCTGATCTTCGCCCGCATCCTGCGCGGCTTCGGCTGCGAGCTGCTGGGCCATGACCCGCAGCGCGCCCCGTCCTTCGAGCAGCTGGGCGGGCGCTATGTCGACGACATGCCGGCGCTGATGGGCGACTGCGACGTGGTCTCGCTGCACTGCCCGCTGAACGCGGCGACCCACCATATCGTCAACGCCGACTCGCTGGCCCGGATCAAGCGCGGCGCCATCCTGGTCAACACCAGCCGCGGCGGCCTGGTCGACACCGAGGCGGCCACCGCGGCGCTGAAGAGCGGCCAGCTCGGCGGCCTGGCGATCGATGTCTACGAGCAGGAGGCCAGCCTGTTCTTCCAGGACCTGTCCTCCACCGTCATCACCGACGACGTGATCCAGCGCCTGGTCTCCTTCCCGAACGTGATCCTCACCGGCCACCAGGCCTTCTTCACGGTCGAGGCGATCGGCCAGATCATGGCCACCACGATCGAGAGCCTCACGGCCTTCGAGCAGGGCCGGCCCCTGCAGCACCGAATCCCGACAAACTGA
- a CDS encoding LysR substrate-binding domain-containing protein — MNGSTPSPLLPPGLRLPSIDALLAFEAAARLASLERAAEELHISASAVGKRIAGLEELLGAPLLTRSAKPLALTAAGKEYLQQIGGVLAALAAMPQHRRAAQTRPRLRISCPPTFARQILVPALPDFGARHPEIELELVLSIPFLDERAPEAELEIRNQALEQEGQVLLHDRVTPMAAPALLQRLPPLDRPAALRAAPLLRTPLQPWAPWLRQAGLDWPEPDRGTRFVDLGLTLEAAACGQGVALARPSLALPYLRRGDLRLLFPGLGVPAAQPYGLLQHDDGAPAEAFAAWLFAHCRALEEEVSALA; from the coding sequence ATGAACGGTTCGACGCCCTCGCCCCTGCTGCCGCCCGGCCTGCGCCTGCCCTCGATCGACGCGCTGCTGGCCTTCGAGGCCGCGGCGCGCCTGGCCAGCCTGGAGCGCGCGGCCGAGGAGCTGCACATCAGCGCCAGCGCGGTCGGCAAGCGCATCGCCGGGCTGGAGGAGCTGCTGGGCGCGCCGCTGCTGACGCGCTCGGCCAAGCCGCTGGCGCTGACCGCGGCCGGCAAGGAATACCTGCAGCAGATCGGGGGCGTGCTGGCCGCGCTGGCGGCGATGCCGCAGCACCGCCGCGCCGCGCAGACCCGGCCGCGGCTGCGCATCAGCTGCCCGCCGACCTTCGCGCGCCAGATCCTGGTGCCGGCCCTGCCGGACTTCGGCGCCCGGCATCCGGAGATCGAACTGGAACTGGTGCTGAGCATCCCCTTCCTGGACGAGCGCGCGCCGGAGGCCGAGCTGGAGATCCGCAACCAGGCGCTCGAGCAGGAGGGCCAGGTCTTGCTGCACGACCGGGTCACGCCGATGGCCGCACCCGCCCTGCTGCAGCGCCTGCCGCCGCTGGACCGGCCGGCCGCGCTGCGTGCCGCGCCGCTGCTGCGCACGCCGCTGCAGCCCTGGGCGCCCTGGCTGCGCCAGGCCGGGCTGGACTGGCCGGAGCCGGACCGGGGCACGCGCTTCGTCGACCTGGGCCTGACCCTGGAGGCTGCGGCCTGCGGCCAGGGCGTGGCGCTGGCGCGGCCCAGCCTGGCCCTGCCCTATCTGCGGCGCGGCGATCTGCGCCTGCTGTTCCCCGGCCTGGGCGTGCCGGCGGCCCAACCCTACGGCCTGCTGCAGCATGACGACGGCGCGCCGGCCGAGGCCTTCGCGGCCTGGCTGTTCGCGCATTGCCGCGCGCTGGAGGAAGAAGTTTCCGCCCTGGCCTGA